One Tautonia marina DNA window includes the following coding sequences:
- a CDS encoding rhamnulokinase, with protein MPVDSRATTFFFDRRGAPDPMATTSYYLALDLGAESGRGLLGRFDGRHLTLEEIHRFPNGPVRMLNTLHWDLPRLFDEIKVALRKAASGGAKPEGIGLDTWGVDFGLIGRGDTILGNPVHYRDSRTEGMIDLACSMIPRERIYEITGLQFLPFNTAFQLLAMKQAGSPLLDAAETMLMMPDLLGWLLTGRRAGELTDASTTQLLDANAGAWSDELCNALGLPRQILPELIAPGSVLGTVRRDVADETGLDPNTSVIVPATHDTGSAVVAVPAAGKGPGSPPDWCYLSSGTWSLMGVEVARPIITAETYRYNFTNEGGVDGTSRLLKNIMGLWLVQECRRTWARSGREYSYEDLIPQAEAAPAFRSLVNPDHPSFLPPGDMPARIAAFCRDTGQPVPEDEGAFVRCALESLALTYRWVVERLEEITGTPIKTIHIVGGGARNALLNQFTADATGRPVLAGPVEATAIGNLLMQARARGRIGSLADLREVVAGSFPVTTYEPSDSAAWTDAIGRFGELLARS; from the coding sequence TCGGCGCCGAGAGCGGCCGAGGATTGCTCGGACGCTTCGATGGCCGACACCTGACGCTTGAGGAGATCCACCGCTTCCCGAATGGCCCGGTCCGGATGCTCAATACCCTGCACTGGGACCTCCCCCGGCTGTTCGACGAGATCAAGGTCGCCCTGCGCAAGGCGGCCTCCGGCGGAGCAAAGCCCGAGGGGATCGGGCTCGATACCTGGGGCGTTGACTTCGGACTGATTGGCCGAGGCGACACGATTCTCGGCAACCCGGTTCACTACCGAGACTCCCGGACGGAGGGGATGATCGACCTGGCCTGCTCGATGATCCCGCGGGAACGGATTTACGAGATCACCGGCTTGCAGTTTCTGCCGTTCAACACGGCCTTTCAACTGCTGGCGATGAAGCAAGCCGGCTCTCCCCTGCTCGACGCGGCCGAAACGATGCTGATGATGCCCGACCTGCTCGGCTGGCTCCTGACCGGCCGCCGCGCGGGAGAGCTGACCGACGCCTCGACCACGCAGTTGCTCGACGCCAACGCCGGGGCCTGGTCGGACGAACTGTGCAATGCACTCGGCCTCCCTCGGCAAATTCTTCCTGAACTGATCGCGCCGGGGAGCGTGCTGGGAACCGTTCGCCGCGACGTGGCCGATGAGACCGGCCTGGACCCGAACACCTCGGTCATCGTTCCCGCGACGCACGACACGGGAAGCGCCGTCGTGGCCGTGCCTGCCGCCGGCAAAGGGCCCGGATCGCCCCCGGACTGGTGCTACCTCAGCTCGGGAACGTGGTCGCTGATGGGGGTTGAGGTCGCCCGGCCGATCATCACCGCGGAGACCTATCGGTACAACTTCACCAACGAGGGCGGGGTCGATGGAACCTCTCGCCTCTTGAAGAACATCATGGGCCTCTGGCTCGTGCAGGAGTGCCGACGGACCTGGGCGCGATCGGGTCGGGAATATTCGTATGAAGACCTGATTCCGCAAGCCGAGGCGGCCCCGGCGTTCCGGTCGCTGGTGAACCCCGATCACCCGTCGTTCCTGCCTCCCGGCGACATGCCGGCGCGGATCGCCGCCTTCTGCCGAGACACCGGCCAGCCGGTCCCTGAGGATGAAGGGGCATTCGTCCGCTGTGCGCTGGAGAGCCTGGCGTTGACCTATCGCTGGGTCGTCGAGCGCCTGGAGGAGATCACCGGCACGCCGATCAAGACGATTCACATTGTCGGCGGCGGTGCCCGCAACGCCCTGCTCAACCAGTTCACGGCCGACGCCACCGGCCGCCCCGTGCTGGCCGGGCCGGTCGAGGCCACGGCGATTGGCAACCTGCTCATGCAGGCCCGCGCCCGAGGGCGGATCGGCTCGCTGGCCGACCTGCGCGAGGTGGTCGCCGGGTCGTTCCCCGTGACCACTTACGAACCAAGTGACTCGGCCGCCTGGACCGACGCCATCGGCCGCTTCGGCGAGCTGCTGGCCCGGTCCTGA
- a CDS encoding DUF1501 domain-containing protein, which produces MTTRSEPRSRCPGPRISRRALLRTGGLGGLGLLGLMRAAQASGGRSTAPGDPPPIRACILVFYYGGPSHFETFDPKPEAPLEVRGEFRPIATSAPGVFVSELQPKMATVMHKVALIRSMTHGNRLHDSASMETLTGRPAPQGDQELFSPEPQFYPSFGGALSYLRRGENLAVPHAALPFAFHNVVDVPCQGGGFLGSAYDPFQVLVDMADRSYQAALLRTPADLPPARRGRRRALLDAMEGATLRGEPRAMADSYERAYRLLASEQVRKALEIDREDPKLRDRYGYDHPPASVGAGGGGGNGAELGIAREMRGQNLLMARRLVEAGVPFVNVYDFRQQGQNWDAHFKVFDQHRDHLVPVADQSLAALIEDLDARGLLDSTLVVALGEFGRTPRINNDAGRDHWPDCYSAVLAGGGVKGGFVLGSSDRMGAYPASDPVTPADLAATIYWRFGFDPSLELHDTTDRPHPLATGRPVRTLFA; this is translated from the coding sequence ATGACCACACGATCGGAGCCCCGAAGCCGGTGCCCCGGCCCTCGAATTTCGCGGCGGGCCTTGTTGCGCACGGGGGGGCTGGGAGGTCTGGGATTGCTTGGCCTGATGCGGGCGGCTCAGGCGTCGGGCGGTCGATCGACCGCGCCGGGCGATCCGCCGCCGATCCGGGCCTGCATCCTGGTCTTCTACTACGGCGGCCCAAGCCACTTCGAAACCTTCGACCCGAAGCCCGAGGCCCCGCTCGAAGTCCGGGGCGAATTCCGGCCGATCGCCACCTCGGCCCCCGGCGTGTTCGTCTCCGAGCTTCAACCGAAGATGGCGACGGTCATGCACAAGGTCGCCCTGATTCGGAGCATGACCCACGGCAACCGCCTGCACGATTCGGCCTCGATGGAGACCCTCACCGGCCGACCCGCTCCGCAAGGAGACCAGGAACTCTTTTCCCCCGAGCCGCAGTTCTACCCCAGCTTCGGCGGCGCCTTGAGCTACCTGCGACGCGGCGAGAACCTGGCCGTTCCTCATGCCGCCTTGCCGTTTGCCTTTCACAACGTGGTGGATGTGCCGTGCCAGGGGGGCGGGTTCCTCGGCTCGGCGTATGACCCGTTCCAGGTCCTCGTCGACATGGCCGATCGGTCGTACCAGGCCGCATTGCTCAGGACCCCGGCCGATCTTCCTCCGGCGCGTCGGGGGCGTCGCCGGGCCTTGCTCGACGCGATGGAAGGGGCGACCCTCCGCGGCGAGCCGCGCGCCATGGCCGATTCGTACGAACGCGCCTATCGCTTGCTCGCCTCCGAGCAGGTCCGCAAGGCGCTGGAGATCGACCGGGAGGACCCGAAACTCCGCGACCGCTACGGCTACGACCATCCCCCGGCGAGCGTCGGTGCGGGCGGTGGGGGCGGCAACGGGGCCGAGCTGGGCATCGCCCGAGAGATGCGCGGGCAAAACCTTTTGATGGCGCGTCGCCTGGTCGAGGCCGGGGTGCCCTTCGTCAACGTGTACGACTTCCGTCAGCAAGGCCAGAACTGGGACGCCCACTTCAAGGTCTTCGACCAGCACCGCGACCACCTCGTGCCCGTGGCCGATCAGTCGCTGGCCGCTTTGATCGAGGATCTCGACGCCCGAGGCTTGCTCGACTCGACCCTCGTCGTCGCCCTCGGCGAGTTCGGCCGCACCCCCCGAATCAACAACGACGCCGGTCGCGACCACTGGCCCGACTGCTATAGCGCCGTCCTGGCCGGAGGCGGGGTCAAGGGGGGCTTCGTCCTGGGTTCGAGCGACCGCATGGGGGCCTATCCCGCCTCCGATCCCGTCACCCCGGCCGACCTGGCCGCCACCATCTACTGGCGATTCGGCTTCGACCCGAGCCTCGAACTCCACGACACGACCGACCGACCCCACCCGCTCGCCACCGGCCGACCCGTTCGCACTCTGTTTGCGTGA
- a CDS encoding GNAT family N-acetyltransferase: MTDPAIAPIVTARLRLGRPSWSDLDDYIRMNSDPVVMATLKGVRSREETEAIFGRLMDHWNRFGFGWYTIRDRSSGRFIGRGGLRHVVIAGLDEVEIGYAFLPFYWGRGLATELARRCVEVGFETLTLPSLVCFTQPTNLASRRVMEKAGFTFECDTEYADLPHVLYRLTAECWRSMSEQKVNPPSP; the protein is encoded by the coding sequence ATGACCGATCCCGCCATCGCTCCGATCGTCACGGCTCGGCTTCGCCTCGGACGCCCTTCCTGGTCCGATTTAGATGATTATATCCGCATGAATTCCGATCCCGTCGTCATGGCCACGCTCAAGGGTGTACGATCGCGTGAGGAGACCGAGGCGATCTTCGGGCGCCTGATGGACCACTGGAATCGGTTCGGCTTCGGCTGGTACACGATCCGAGACCGCTCCTCGGGCCGATTCATTGGCCGAGGGGGCTTGCGGCACGTCGTCATCGCCGGGCTCGATGAGGTCGAGATCGGCTACGCCTTCCTCCCCTTTTACTGGGGGCGCGGCCTGGCCACCGAGCTGGCTCGCCGCTGCGTCGAGGTCGGCTTCGAAACCCTCACCCTCCCGTCCCTCGTCTGCTTCACCCAGCCGACGAACCTCGCCTCGCGCCGCGTCATGGAAAAGGCCGGGTTCACCTTTGAATGCGACACCGAGTACGCCGACCTTCCTCACGTCCTCTACCGCCTGACAGCCGAATGCTGGAGGTCGATGTCCGAGCAGAAGGTCAATCCGCCGAGCCCATGA
- a CDS encoding tetratricopeptide repeat protein — protein sequence MTTTPRRFPAVAIAILATLMAFWPDSLAFAQRRGGGGGGRPSIGAGRAGGGARPSMGAGRPTGGARPSLGAARPGGSARPSMGAAGGARPNISAARPTTRPSTPSARPNLPTTRPGSIQNRPTTPNLNRPSGGIGSTRPSTPNLSRPSAPGAGGGATRPSLPNLNRPTSPGAGGATTRPSLPNLAGGGNRPSLGNRPGGGGFTPPSTLPGRPGGSTLPSIPGLGSGDRPGGGGVTRPSLPNISGGDRPTTLPSRPGGGITTLPGRPGGGDRPTTLPGRPGGNRPGSGIGTTRPTPGLPGRPGGDRPTTLPGRPGGDRPTTLPGRPGGDRPTTLPGRPGGDRPTTLPSRPGFDRPTTLPGRPGGGDRPTLPGRPGGGDRPTTLPGRPGFDRPTTLPGRPGGGDRPIIGGNRPGRPGGGDRPIIGGNRPGRPGGGITTLPEYIGGGDRPIFGGGDRPIIGGGNRPNIGSGNINNIINNNQNWLNQNNINWNNNNINVNRPGWGWGGGGGWGSPGWGWGGSGWGSPGWGWGANQWAGAWYNRYVPPVYHGWYHGCWNNSWANAWSIPLAFGTSMWALNSLSSWTSGYYSASYLNPYYVAPVATVPVYDYSQPIVVQTYLTADPGQAPADAAPAEPQLTPEQQQAYQLFDQARAAFANNDNGRALSLIEEALRLTPGDPIMHEFRALCLFALGDYRNAAAVLNALLAVAPGWDWTTMSSLYKNTTYYTDQLRNLESYCRQNPNDPASHFVLAYHYLILGHDDSAVRALQVVTTQQPEDVVASRMLEALTGPAEPPASSPPTPAAAPAPGAAPAPAAEPAPAEAEAEADAEAEADADAPATDLVGQWRAEPNDQVRFELTIDEEGNFSWVVTPKQGEATTLTGPYGIDGDTLILRSEEQGDLIGQAISGGPDRFTFRPIGAPPNDPGLIFDRVAGDAAP from the coding sequence ATGACCACCACTCCCCGACGGTTCCCGGCCGTGGCCATCGCGATCCTCGCCACGCTCATGGCCTTCTGGCCCGATTCTCTGGCCTTTGCTCAGCGTCGCGGCGGCGGAGGAGGCGGCCGCCCTTCGATCGGGGCCGGTCGCGCTGGTGGCGGTGCGCGGCCCTCAATGGGCGCCGGCCGCCCCACCGGAGGCGCCCGCCCCTCGTTGGGCGCTGCGCGTCCGGGGGGCAGTGCGCGCCCCTCAATGGGCGCCGCCGGTGGCGCACGCCCCAACATCTCCGCAGCGCGTCCGACCACCCGCCCGAGCACGCCCAGCGCGCGACCCAACCTGCCCACAACACGGCCCGGCTCGATTCAGAACCGACCGACCACGCCGAACCTGAACCGGCCGAGCGGGGGGATCGGTTCCACCCGACCCTCCACCCCGAACCTGTCGCGGCCCTCGGCCCCAGGCGCGGGCGGCGGTGCCACCCGACCTTCATTGCCGAATCTGAACCGGCCGACCTCTCCCGGCGCCGGGGGAGCGACGACCCGTCCCTCGTTGCCGAACCTCGCAGGGGGTGGGAATCGCCCCAGCCTTGGGAATCGGCCCGGCGGCGGGGGATTCACCCCTCCCTCGACGCTCCCGGGTCGGCCTGGCGGCAGCACGCTTCCGTCGATTCCCGGCCTTGGCAGCGGCGATCGACCCGGCGGCGGGGGCGTCACCCGTCCCTCGCTCCCCAACATCTCCGGCGGCGATCGACCCACCACGCTCCCCAGTCGCCCGGGCGGCGGCATCACCACCCTGCCGGGACGCCCGGGCGGTGGCGATCGGCCCACCACCCTGCCGGGACGACCCGGAGGTAACCGCCCCGGCTCGGGGATCGGCACCACCCGACCTACTCCCGGCCTTCCGGGCCGTCCCGGCGGCGATCGACCTACCACGTTGCCAGGCCGCCCCGGCGGCGATCGACCCACCACGTTGCCAGGTCGACCCGGTGGTGATCGGCCGACAACCCTCCCCGGTCGGCCCGGCGGCGATCGGCCGACAACCCTCCCCAGTCGCCCCGGCTTCGATCGGCCCACCACCCTGCCGGGACGGCCCGGCGGTGGCGATCGGCCCACCTTGCCGGGACGGCCTGGCGGCGGCGATCGGCCTACCACCCTCCCTGGACGGCCTGGCTTCGACCGGCCCACCACCCTGCCGGGACGGCCTGGCGGCGGCGATCGGCCCATCATCGGAGGAAACCGGCCGGGACGGCCTGGAGGTGGCGATCGTCCCATCATCGGGGGAAACCGACCGGGACGGCCCGGTGGCGGCATTACGACCTTGCCCGAATACATCGGCGGGGGCGATCGTCCCATCTTCGGCGGCGGTGATCGACCGATTATCGGCGGGGGCAACCGACCGAATATTGGTTCGGGAAACATCAACAACATCATCAACAATAACCAAAACTGGCTCAATCAGAACAACATCAACTGGAATAACAACAACATCAACGTCAACCGTCCCGGATGGGGATGGGGAGGCGGCGGTGGTTGGGGAAGCCCCGGTTGGGGATGGGGCGGCAGCGGCTGGGGGAGCCCCGGATGGGGATGGGGCGCGAACCAGTGGGCCGGCGCCTGGTACAACCGCTATGTCCCGCCGGTCTACCACGGCTGGTATCACGGCTGCTGGAACAACTCGTGGGCCAATGCCTGGTCGATCCCCCTGGCCTTCGGCACCAGCATGTGGGCCTTGAACAGCCTGTCGTCGTGGACCTCCGGCTACTACAGCGCGTCGTATCTGAACCCGTACTATGTCGCGCCGGTCGCCACCGTTCCGGTCTACGACTACTCCCAGCCGATCGTCGTGCAAACCTACCTGACGGCCGATCCCGGCCAGGCGCCCGCCGACGCCGCCCCGGCCGAACCGCAACTGACGCCCGAACAGCAGCAGGCCTATCAGCTCTTTGACCAGGCCCGCGCCGCCTTCGCCAACAACGACAACGGACGGGCTCTGAGCCTGATTGAAGAGGCCCTCCGGCTGACGCCCGGCGATCCGATCATGCACGAGTTCCGCGCCCTCTGCCTCTTTGCTCTGGGCGATTACCGCAACGCCGCCGCCGTGCTGAACGCCCTGCTCGCGGTCGCTCCCGGCTGGGACTGGACCACCATGAGCAGCCTTTACAAGAACACGACGTACTACACCGATCAGCTTCGCAACCTTGAGTCCTATTGCCGACAGAACCCCAACGACCCGGCCTCGCACTTCGTCCTGGCCTATCACTACCTGATTCTCGGCCACGACGACTCGGCGGTCCGAGCCCTTCAGGTCGTCACCACCCAGCAGCCGGAAGACGTGGTCGCCTCTCGGATGCTCGAAGCCCTGACCGGCCCCGCCGAGCCCCCCGCGAGCAGCCCCCCCACCCCGGCCGCAGCCCCCGCACCGGGCGCAGCTCCCGCGCCGGCCGCCGAACCCGCCCCCGCCGAGGCCGAGGCCGAGGCCGACGCCGAGGCGGAGGCCGACGCCGACGCCCCCGCCACCGACCTCGTCGGCCAATGGCGGGCCGAGCCGAACGATCAGGTCCGCTTCGAGCTGACCATCGACGAGGAAGGGAATTTCTCCTGGGTCGTGACGCCGAAGCAGGGCGAGGCCACCACTCTGACCGGCCCCTACGGAATCGACGGAGACACCTTGATCCTCCGCAGCGAGGAGCAAGGCGACCTCATCGGCCAGGCCATCTCCGGCGGTCCCGACCGCTTTACCTTCCGGCCGATCGGCGCTCCGCCGAACGATCCGGGCCTGATCTTCGACCGCGTTGCAGGCGACGCGGCCCCGTAA
- a CDS encoding SgcJ/EcaC family oxidoreductase: protein MMTHVATMALVGLILAPLGAPQETDGDAPKKLAEQFDAAFNQADAKAVAALFAAEAELVDEAGNLYRGQDAITEILGRFFEEFPEAKLVREVEEFRLVGPSLAIEDGVTITTTSDQASARNRYLAVLIKTGDGWKIASMRQTAEEPLPTAHDFLEPIAWLVGDWVSEGADQNVSVSFAWSDDGNFLVGGYTIEQDGETLIKTNQRIGWDAAQGIIRSWNFDSDGGFSEGRWSTDGSAWVVKSEIVLPEGVTGSATFYLTPIDENRFLWSSLDRVIAGVVQPDVEVTIVRQPPAPKE, encoded by the coding sequence ATGATGACCCACGTCGCGACGATGGCTTTGGTGGGCCTGATCCTTGCACCGCTCGGGGCTCCCCAGGAGACCGATGGCGACGCTCCGAAGAAGCTCGCGGAACAGTTCGACGCGGCCTTCAACCAGGCAGACGCCAAGGCCGTGGCCGCCCTGTTTGCCGCAGAAGCCGAGCTGGTGGACGAGGCCGGCAACCTCTACCGAGGTCAGGACGCGATTACCGAGATCCTCGGCCGCTTCTTTGAGGAGTTCCCCGAGGCGAAGCTGGTCCGGGAGGTCGAGGAATTTCGCCTCGTTGGCCCATCGCTCGCCATCGAGGACGGCGTGACCATCACCACCACCTCCGACCAGGCCAGCGCCCGCAACCGCTATCTTGCCGTGCTCATCAAGACGGGCGACGGCTGGAAGATTGCCAGCATGAGGCAGACCGCCGAGGAGCCCTTGCCGACCGCTCACGACTTTCTCGAACCGATCGCCTGGCTCGTCGGCGACTGGGTCAGCGAAGGAGCCGATCAGAACGTCTCGGTCTCGTTCGCCTGGTCCGACGACGGCAACTTCCTCGTCGGCGGCTACACGATCGAGCAAGATGGCGAGACTCTCATCAAGACCAATCAGCGGATCGGATGGGACGCCGCACAGGGGATCATCCGCTCGTGGAACTTCGACAGCGACGGCGGATTTTCCGAAGGGCGATGGTCGACCGACGGCTCGGCCTGGGTCGTCAAGAGCGAGATCGTCTTGCCGGAAGGCGTCACCGGATCGGCAACCTTTTACCTGACTCCCATCGATGAGAACCGCTTCCTCTGGAGCTCGCTCGACCGCGTGATTGCCGGGGTCGTGCAGCCGGATGTTGAGGTGACCATCGTGCGACAACCTCCCGCCCCCAAGGAATAA